Proteins encoded by one window of Aliivibrio wodanis:
- a CDS encoding putative uncharacterized protein (No significant database matches) translates to MEENTGLRSQVGCIPFKISSKLLVDTNPQILMELSDFPHYIQLSINDKKQLVYRHTIPSAMTRVIELDLDTIIFEWDESFISLSWGRDGLRITLQPCGKRSPFFIREGNDKSSEQIRLTSDGKVFYLGANSSGFHMHQEGDYTSKPFALEHWENTKEYIHILLTGESESSYMYESALSNLLLVSLVTGLETYLKTRFIELYKEGVELDLNTLVKQFSKREERANDAKLLISDDSLIKYTSKKINFQNYQHIKAAYKSFGIPLHEHISNTLIEKVKMLISFRHKIIHYSISLGLLNVGDYGAEPIFPNKALIESSIKEFDDFVTQIHSASLKN, encoded by the coding sequence ATGGAAGAGAACACTGGTTTAAGATCTCAAGTTGGATGTATACCTTTTAAGATTTCAAGTAAGTTATTAGTAGATACGAATCCACAAATATTGATGGAGTTATCTGATTTTCCTCATTATATTCAACTATCAATTAATGATAAGAAGCAGCTTGTATATAGGCATACAATACCAAGCGCAATGACACGGGTGATTGAACTTGATTTGGACACCATAATATTTGAATGGGATGAGAGTTTTATTTCTCTTTCATGGGGAAGAGATGGCCTTAGAATTACCTTGCAACCATGTGGTAAGAGATCGCCATTTTTTATACGTGAAGGAAATGATAAGTCTTCTGAGCAGATCAGACTTACATCTGATGGAAAAGTCTTTTATTTAGGCGCTAATAGTTCGGGTTTTCATATGCATCAAGAAGGAGACTATACGTCAAAACCATTTGCATTAGAGCACTGGGAAAATACTAAAGAATATATTCATATATTACTCACAGGAGAGTCTGAAAGCAGTTATATGTATGAATCTGCTTTGAGTAACTTACTGTTGGTTTCTTTAGTTACAGGATTAGAAACTTATCTGAAAACAAGATTTATAGAATTATACAAAGAGGGAGTAGAGTTAGACTTGAACACTCTTGTTAAACAATTCTCGAAAAGAGAAGAAAGAGCTAATGATGCTAAATTGTTAATTTCAGATGATTCATTAATTAAATATACAAGTAAGAAAATTAATTTCCAGAACTATCAGCATATAAAGGCAGCGTATAAGTCTTTTGGGATCCCCCTTCACGAACATATTAGCAATACTTTGATTGAAAAAGTAAAGATGTTGATTAGCTTTCGACATAAGATTATTCATTACTCAATTTCACTTGGTTTACTGAATGTGGGTGATTATGGAGCTGAACCAATATTTCCAAATAAAGCACTCATAGAGAGCAGTATTAAAGAATTTGATGACTTTGTTACTCAAATACATTCAGCCTCATTGAAGAATTAA
- the pstC gene encoding phosphate ABC transporter, inner membrane component — translation MTIAMNNQNTLKQDKPSQSPLRQKKRVDWRERIFHALFLSCAVIGTLSLATIAYFIVKESIPAFQQAGVSGIVLGQDWLPPALYGVFTMIVASVVSTLGAVVVGVPVGILTAIFIAEIAPKRVANIIRPAVELLAGIPSVVYGFFGLVIIVPLIQDVFQVPAGNTILAGIIVLGVMILPTVITVSETSIRAVPATYKEGSLALGASKIFTIFRILLPAARSGIMTGVILGIARALGETMAIIMVMGNAPAMPEGILDSARTLTANIAIEMSYASGIHASALYATGVVLLVFIMSLNGILLYLNRETAR, via the coding sequence ATGACCATCGCAATGAATAATCAAAATACACTCAAGCAAGATAAACCGTCTCAAAGTCCATTACGCCAAAAGAAGCGCGTAGATTGGCGAGAGCGTATTTTCCATGCATTATTTCTTAGTTGTGCCGTCATCGGTACGCTATCTTTGGCTACTATTGCCTACTTTATCGTTAAAGAAAGTATCCCTGCATTTCAACAAGCTGGCGTAAGTGGCATTGTCTTAGGACAAGATTGGCTACCACCTGCATTGTATGGTGTCTTCACCATGATTGTAGCGTCAGTAGTTTCTACTCTTGGTGCTGTCGTTGTTGGTGTTCCGGTTGGGATATTAACCGCTATTTTTATCGCTGAAATCGCACCAAAGCGCGTTGCTAATATTATTCGTCCAGCCGTTGAACTACTTGCTGGTATCCCATCAGTTGTTTATGGTTTCTTTGGTCTGGTTATTATTGTTCCATTAATCCAAGACGTATTCCAAGTTCCTGCGGGTAACACCATCCTTGCTGGTATTATCGTACTAGGCGTCATGATTTTACCTACTGTAATTACGGTATCAGAAACATCGATTAGAGCTGTTCCTGCAACGTACAAAGAAGGTTCACTAGCGCTAGGTGCTTCAAAGATATTCACTATTTTCCGTATTCTTCTTCCTGCTGCTCGTTCAGGCATCATGACAGGCGTTATTCTTGGTATCGCTCGTGCTCTTGGTGAAACTATGGCAATCATCATGGTTATGGGTAATGCACCAGCGATGCCTGAAGGTATCTTAGATTCAGCTCGAACGCTAACAGCAAACATCGCGATTGAAATGTCTTATGCAAGTGGCATTCACGCAAGTGCATTGTATGCAACCGGTGTTGTGCTTCTTGTATTTATCATGTCTCTTAATGGCATCCTTCTTTATCTAAATCGTGAAACAGCGAGATAA
- the pstA gene encoding phosphate ABC transporter, permease protein: protein MNKLKKQRHIKDQIAAGFIWLSAAVTVGFLFWIIWYILSNGLQHVSWSFITDNYTRTGEEHGIFPMIVATLYMVLASIAVAAPLGIMTAIYLTEYAKVGSKLVKVIRFCTESLAGIPSIIFGLFGMTFFVGILGLGFSILSGALTLSILILPVIIRTTEEALMAVPQTFREGSYGLGASKIYTIWRLILPSAMPGIITSVILSIGRVIGESAPVFLTAGMVARIPDSLLDSGRTLTVHLYKLTTELFTIEEWNQAYGTATVLIVLVLIINTLTKLLARKISKASY from the coding sequence ATGAATAAATTAAAAAAACAACGTCATATTAAAGACCAAATTGCCGCAGGATTCATTTGGTTATCAGCAGCAGTTACCGTCGGTTTCTTATTTTGGATTATCTGGTACATCCTATCGAATGGCCTACAACACGTAAGCTGGTCATTCATCACAGATAATTATACTCGTACAGGTGAAGAGCACGGTATCTTCCCAATGATTGTCGCGACTCTTTATATGGTATTAGCATCGATAGCCGTTGCTGCGCCACTTGGGATCATGACCGCCATTTACTTAACAGAATATGCCAAAGTCGGCAGTAAACTCGTCAAGGTTATCCGTTTTTGTACTGAATCATTAGCGGGTATTCCATCGATTATCTTTGGTCTGTTTGGTATGACTTTCTTTGTAGGCATTCTAGGTTTAGGCTTCTCTATCTTATCGGGTGCATTAACACTGAGTATCTTGATTTTACCAGTAATCATTCGTACCACCGAAGAAGCATTGATGGCAGTACCTCAAACATTTCGTGAAGGCTCATACGGACTAGGCGCATCAAAAATATACACTATCTGGCGTCTGATTTTACCAAGTGCGATGCCTGGTATCATCACTTCTGTTATCTTGAGTATTGGTCGCGTTATTGGTGAGTCGGCTCCTGTATTCTTAACGGCAGGTATGGTTGCTCGTATTCCTGATTCACTGCTTGATTCAGGCCGAACGTTAACGGTTCACCTATACAAGCTAACCACAGAGCTATTTACGATTGAAGAGTGGAACCAAGCTTACGGCACAGCAACAGTATTGATTGTGCTTGTATTAATAATTAACACGCTAACCAAGTTATTGGCTCGAAAAATCAGCAAAGCGTCTTACTAA
- a CDS encoding phosphate ABC transporter, extracellular solute-binding protein, producing the protein MKKSVIGALAILSSVVALPTSAKETISAVGSSSVTPLMEVFSETYMKEHSNVFIEVQGPGSSAGVKAAKNGSADLGMSSRNLKSSEKESSLKELVIARDGIAIVVNPNNKLQGLTAEQVTAIYKGEVKNWKDVGGADKPIVAITRDTASGTRGAFEDIMKLKKKISGIKVSAISQRAQVANGNGALKTMVASNPYAIGYISLGTVDNSVNALDINGTPATVANVKNGSYKVARPFLVLYKEGKPSAEANKFLNWMTSETAQNLVEKKGYISVN; encoded by the coding sequence ATGAAAAAGTCAGTTATCGGCGCACTAGCAATTCTGAGTTCAGTAGTAGCATTACCAACATCAGCGAAAGAAACTATTTCTGCCGTTGGTTCAAGCAGCGTGACCCCTCTTATGGAAGTGTTTTCTGAAACTTATATGAAAGAGCACTCAAACGTATTTATCGAAGTTCAAGGGCCAGGTTCTTCAGCTGGTGTGAAAGCTGCAAAAAATGGCTCTGCTGATTTAGGTATGTCATCACGTAATCTGAAATCATCAGAAAAAGAATCGTCACTAAAAGAGCTGGTTATTGCTCGTGACGGCATAGCTATTGTGGTGAACCCAAATAACAAACTTCAAGGCTTAACTGCTGAGCAAGTAACAGCTATCTATAAAGGCGAAGTGAAAAACTGGAAAGACGTTGGTGGTGCAGACAAACCAATCGTTGCTATCACTCGTGATACTGCGTCAGGTACACGTGGTGCATTTGAAGACATTATGAAACTTAAGAAAAAAATCTCTGGTATCAAAGTTTCTGCTATCTCACAACGCGCACAAGTTGCTAACGGTAACGGCGCACTGAAAACAATGGTTGCAAGTAACCCATATGCTATTGGTTACATCTCGCTAGGTACAGTAGATAACTCTGTAAACGCGCTAGATATCAATGGAACACCAGCAACAGTAGCTAACGTTAAAAATGGTTCTTACAAAGTAGCTCGTCCATTCCTTGTTCTTTACAAAGAAGGCAAGCCATCTGCTGAAGCTAACAAATTCCTAAATTGGATGACATCAGAAACAGCGCAAAACCTGGTAGAAAAGAAAGGCTACATCTCAGTTAACTAA
- the pstB gene encoding phosphate import ABC transporter, ATP-binding protein — translation MNKFNIENLDLFYGQNQALKSINLPIPAKQVTALIGPSGCGKSTLLRCLNRMNDLIEGVKITGLVSLDGDDIYGNIDVADLRIKVGMVFQKANPFPMSIYENVAYGLKAQGVKDKKVLDAVVEKSLRSAALWDEVKDRLKSHAFGLSGGQQQRLCIARTIAMEPDIILMDEPTSALDPIATHKIEELMETLKKDYTIVIVTHSMQQARRISDKTAFFLMGELVEHDDTHVIFSNPKDDRTQGYVNGDFG, via the coding sequence ATGAACAAATTTAATATTGAAAATCTAGATCTTTTTTACGGCCAAAACCAAGCACTAAAAAGCATTAACTTACCTATTCCTGCAAAACAAGTGACCGCGTTAATTGGGCCATCTGGTTGTGGTAAATCAACCTTACTTCGTTGTTTGAACCGCATGAACGATTTGATTGAAGGCGTAAAAATCACAGGACTTGTAAGTCTAGATGGTGATGATATCTACGGTAATATTGATGTTGCCGACCTGCGCATCAAGGTAGGAATGGTTTTCCAAAAGGCGAACCCATTCCCAATGAGCATTTATGAAAATGTTGCGTATGGCTTAAAAGCACAAGGCGTGAAAGATAAGAAAGTATTAGATGCCGTTGTAGAGAAGTCATTACGCAGTGCTGCATTATGGGATGAAGTTAAAGATCGTTTAAAATCTCATGCTTTTGGATTATCTGGCGGCCAACAACAACGTCTATGTATTGCACGTACGATTGCAATGGAACCAGATATTATTCTAATGGATGAACCAACATCGGCACTGGATCCAATAGCTACGCATAAGATTGAAGAGCTAATGGAAACCCTAAAGAAAGATTACACCATTGTTATTGTGACTCACTCAATGCAGCAAGCGCGTCGTATCTCAGATAAAACGGCTTTCTTCTTAATGGGTGAATTAGTTGAACACGATGACACACACGTTATTTTCTCAAACCCTAAAGACGACCGTACGCAAGGTTACGTAAACGGCGACTTTGGTTAA
- a CDS encoding methyl-accepting chemotaxis protein — MRKFINGFSIKIQVLIPVLLISIVMTAGLLIGRSDLDQSMEDVASAANELSHQKDELAAIINNTYAMRISAVYSLYDPEELKVLASNLDKGFSKNMSSMNKLKEIDGLANEISALKSAMAYYIQYSKSPMMPLLKEKHSGDYNVSEYNLARAEYRRSGAAMVKSIEVLSKKLNILSEAKVEKAEDSHDSVLNKGTVAIFVAIFASLVCAYWLATLIVAPISMIQKVMQRIAKGDLNVTIEEEGDNEITALSRDINSTVSQLRTTVDSMVRISEDVASASTELATVMTQAQVNSDQEKQEIEQVASAVNELSSTAENVNSSALSADTTAHQASEMAAHGLKLYQESAAASSKMAEQITSAANVVNNLKDQSEKIGNVIEVIQGISEQTNLLALNAAIEAARAGETGRGFAVVADEVRLLAARTQESTQEIQAIIEELQMQSSKANDGMQSSLDVLAEDQELSHQVNDALMGITESVNDITSLNTHVANAAAEQTQVTNDINRNITTIHEIVNQNVTGITQSAAASHELSQLAEKQKQQLTYFSL; from the coding sequence ATGCGTAAATTTATTAATGGTTTTTCAATTAAAATTCAAGTATTAATACCCGTACTACTTATTTCTATTGTTATGACTGCGGGATTACTTATTGGGCGATCTGATCTTGATCAATCAATGGAAGATGTAGCTTCTGCTGCAAACGAATTAAGCCATCAAAAAGATGAATTAGCTGCAATTATTAATAATACTTATGCGATGCGAATCAGTGCTGTATATAGTTTATATGATCCAGAAGAATTAAAAGTATTAGCGAGTAACCTTGATAAAGGGTTCTCAAAAAATATGTCATCTATGAATAAGTTAAAAGAAATTGATGGTTTAGCTAATGAGATTTCAGCACTAAAATCAGCAATGGCTTATTATATTCAATACAGTAAATCACCAATGATGCCGTTGTTAAAAGAAAAGCATTCAGGTGATTATAATGTAAGTGAATATAATCTAGCCCGTGCTGAATACCGACGTTCAGGGGCTGCAATGGTTAAATCTATTGAAGTCCTTTCTAAAAAATTGAATATATTATCTGAAGCTAAAGTTGAAAAAGCAGAAGATTCACATGATAGTGTGCTAAATAAAGGGACGGTTGCCATTTTTGTTGCCATTTTTGCCTCTCTTGTTTGTGCATATTGGCTAGCTACATTAATTGTTGCTCCTATCAGTATGATTCAAAAAGTGATGCAACGCATTGCAAAAGGTGATTTGAATGTAACGATTGAAGAAGAGGGCGATAATGAAATTACTGCGTTGAGTCGTGATATTAACTCTACAGTGAGCCAATTACGTACTACCGTTGATTCAATGGTTCGAATTTCAGAAGATGTTGCTTCAGCATCTACAGAGCTTGCTACGGTAATGACACAAGCTCAAGTAAACTCAGATCAAGAAAAGCAAGAGATTGAACAAGTTGCGTCAGCAGTTAATGAGTTATCAAGTACTGCTGAAAACGTAAATAGTAGTGCATTAAGTGCAGATACGACAGCGCATCAAGCCAGTGAGATGGCAGCTCATGGACTTAAATTATACCAAGAGAGTGCAGCAGCTAGCTCTAAGATGGCTGAGCAAATTACCTCTGCAGCTAATGTAGTGAATAATTTAAAAGACCAATCAGAGAAAATTGGTAATGTGATAGAAGTTATCCAAGGTATTTCAGAGCAAACCAATTTATTAGCCTTGAATGCAGCGATTGAAGCGGCACGTGCTGGTGAAACTGGGCGTGGTTTTGCCGTGGTTGCTGATGAGGTTCGTTTACTTGCGGCGCGTACTCAAGAGTCAACACAAGAAATTCAAGCGATTATTGAAGAGCTGCAAATGCAATCATCAAAAGCAAATGATGGTATGCAATCAAGCCTTGATGTATTAGCGGAAGATCAGGAACTATCACATCAAGTTAATGATGCTCTAATGGGAATTACAGAATCTGTTAATGACATTACTTCCCTGAACACTCACGTAGCAAATGCTGCTGCAGAGCAAACTCAGGTAACGAATGACATTAACCGTAATATTACGACCATTCATGAGATTGTAAATCAGAATGTAACGGGTATTACACAAAGTGCAGCGGCAAGCCACGAGTTATCTCAATTAGCCGAAAAACAGAAACAACAACTGACATATTTCTCATTATAG